One genomic segment of Centropristis striata isolate RG_2023a ecotype Rhode Island chromosome 11, C.striata_1.0, whole genome shotgun sequence includes these proteins:
- the LOC131981015 gene encoding chemokine XC receptor 1-like — protein MANNPPVSGIGGGEEDTRDVYYLCDELFNFDTISAAFFILIFIISIAGNCLLLCVLVIYEDLKNVTNVFILNLACSDLIFTATLPFYAVYRLHHWVFGDFACKFITAVYIVGLYSSIILLTAMTVDRFTTVVLHNRPSNPVRRQRCAVAACVAAWGISIAASVSDAINVKVETTSDGNYCVGPSDVVDDKLGYYLQVSLLFFLPFAIIVFCYSAILKTVLQTKTQRKRHRTVVVVLGVVVAFFICWGPFNILLFIESFYEPEECADERLEIAYAVCRILAFSHCCMNPLLYTLSQKLRSHLFKLLRCEKIRQKNKERVIGQSTSVYPNVAFIAQNSVVVMEPK, from the coding sequence ATGGCGAACAACCCTCCAGTGAGCGGCATCGGCGGCGGCGAGGAGGACACCAGAGATGTGTATTATCTTTGTGACGagctttttaactttgacaCCATCAGCGCTGCCTTCTTCATTTTGATCTTCATCATCAGCATCGCTGGCAACTGTCTCCTCTTGTGTGTTCTCGTCATCTACGAGGACCTAAAGAACGTCACAAATGTTTTCATCCTGAACCTGGCCTGCTCTGACCTGATCTTCACTGCCACACTTCCATTCTACGCCGTCTATAGGCTGCACCACTGGGTCTTCGGTGACTTTGCCTGCAAGTTTATAACTGCAGTGTACATCGTTGGTTTGTACAGCAGCATCATTCTACTGACTGCTATGACTGTGGATCGTTTCACTACGGTGGTGCTGCACAACAGGCCAAGCAACCCTGTCAGGAGGCAGAGGTGTGCAGTGGCTGCCTGTGTGGCGGCCTGGGGCATCAGCATTGCTGCGTCAGTGAGTGATGCTATCAACGTAAAAGTGGAAACAACGTCGGACGGTAACTACTGTGTGGGACCCTCTGATGTTGTCGATGATAAGCTGGGATATTATCTCCAAGTGTCACTGCTCTTCTTCCTCCCATTTGCCATCATTGTTTTCTGCTACTCCGCCATTCTCAAGACCGTTttgcagacaaaaacacaaaggaaaAGGCACAGGACTGTAGTGGTGGTGTTGGGTGTTGTTGTTGCCTTCTTCATCTGCTGGGGACCTTTCAATATTTTGCTTTTCATCGAGTCTTTCTATGAACCCGAAGAATGTGCAGACGAACGCTTGGAGATTGCCTATGCTGTTTGTCGTATACTTGCTTTTTCTCACTGCTGCATGAACCCTCTGTTGTATACGCTGTCACAAAAACTGCGAAGCcatctttttaaacttttacgCTGCGAGAAGATCAGGCAGAAGAACAAGGAGAGAGTCATTGGCCAGAGCACTTCTGTTTATCCGAACGTAGCTTTTATAGCACAAAACTCTGTTGTAGTGATGGAACCCAAGTAG